A genome region from Crossiella equi includes the following:
- the tsaE gene encoding tRNA (adenosine(37)-N6)-threonylcarbamoyltransferase complex ATPase subunit type 1 TsaE codes for MSTVDSALWTVELPEVADTEALGARLGALLTAGDLVLLAGPLGAGKTALTRGIAAGLGVAGQVSSPTFVIARVHRPGERGVRLVHVDAYRLSGYDELEDLDLETDLATSAVVVEWGEGVAEPLAEEHLLVRLERREDDSRLATVTGTPRLLAGLRQG; via the coding sequence ATGAGCACAGTGGACAGTGCACTGTGGACTGTTGAGCTGCCCGAGGTGGCCGACACCGAGGCCCTCGGCGCCCGGCTCGGCGCCCTGCTGACGGCCGGGGACCTGGTGCTGCTGGCCGGGCCGCTGGGCGCTGGGAAGACCGCGCTGACCCGGGGCATCGCCGCCGGGCTCGGGGTCGCGGGCCAGGTCAGCTCGCCCACGTTCGTGATCGCGCGGGTGCACCGCCCGGGCGAGCGCGGGGTGCGGCTGGTGCACGTGGACGCCTACCGGCTCAGCGGGTACGACGAGCTGGAGGACCTGGACCTGGAGACCGACCTGGCCACCTCGGCCGTGGTGGTCGAGTGGGGCGAGGGCGTCGCGGAGCCGCTGGCCGAGGAGCACCTGCTGGTGCGCCTGGAACGGCGCGAGGACGACTCACGGCTGGCCACGGTCACCGGGACGCCGAGGCTGCTGGCCGGGCTCCGGCAGGGCTGA
- a CDS encoding alpha/beta fold hydrolase: MNRIWRAVGIAGGVLGAAVGAGAVGAATQTRRIKNQRADGAGTDPFGDEPLGELRPTRTSTVAADDGTPLAVEEVDPADGGKAELTVVLVHGYVLDRRCWHFQRRDLAELVDPRVRLVLYDQRSHGRSGRSNRENSTIEQLGHDLASVLRALAPEGPLVLIGHSMGGMTIMALAEQEPELFVKRVRGVALIGTAAGKVGSSGLPRPVLSRYNPVTLGLGKVAGALPNVVERVRGMGGQIIWAAVRRLAFGDREVSPALVDFMDRMIDGTPVEVITDFLSTLETHNRYAALAGLRHCTVLVLGGDADRLTPYSHSEAIAAELPDAELVRAPDAGHMVMLEQADLVTGKLAELIRRCASGGTGKRWWRKA, encoded by the coding sequence GTGAACCGCATCTGGCGTGCGGTCGGCATCGCGGGCGGTGTCCTGGGCGCGGCGGTCGGCGCGGGCGCGGTCGGCGCGGCCACGCAGACCCGGCGCATCAAGAACCAGCGCGCGGACGGGGCCGGGACCGACCCGTTCGGCGACGAGCCGCTCGGCGAGCTGCGCCCGACCCGCACCTCCACGGTGGCCGCCGACGACGGCACCCCGCTCGCGGTGGAGGAGGTCGACCCGGCGGACGGCGGCAAGGCCGAGCTCACCGTGGTGCTGGTGCACGGCTACGTGCTGGACCGCCGCTGCTGGCACTTCCAGCGCCGCGACCTGGCCGAGCTGGTTGACCCGCGGGTGCGCCTGGTGCTCTACGACCAGCGCTCGCACGGCCGCTCCGGCCGGTCCAACCGGGAGAACTCGACCATCGAGCAGCTGGGCCACGACCTGGCCTCGGTGCTGCGCGCGCTCGCGCCCGAGGGACCGCTGGTGCTCATCGGGCACTCCATGGGCGGCATGACGATCATGGCCCTGGCCGAGCAGGAGCCCGAGCTGTTCGTCAAGCGCGTGCGCGGGGTCGCGCTGATCGGCACCGCGGCGGGCAAGGTCGGCAGCTCCGGGCTGCCCCGGCCGGTGCTGTCCCGGTACAACCCGGTCACGCTGGGCCTGGGCAAGGTCGCGGGCGCGCTGCCGAACGTGGTGGAGCGGGTGCGCGGCATGGGCGGCCAGATCATCTGGGCGGCGGTGCGGCGGCTGGCCTTCGGCGACCGCGAGGTGAGCCCCGCGCTCGTCGACTTCATGGACAGGATGATCGACGGCACCCCGGTCGAGGTGATCACCGACTTCCTGTCCACGCTGGAGACGCACAACCGGTACGCGGCACTGGCCGGTCTGCGGCACTGCACGGTGCTGGTGCTGGGCGGGGACGCCGACCGGCTCACCCCGTACTCGCACTCCGAGGCCATCGCCGCCGAGCTGCCGGACGCCGAGCTGGTGCGCGCGCCGGATGCCGGGCACATGGTGATGCTGGAACAGGCCGACCTGGTCACCGGGAAGCTGGCCGAACTGATCCGCCGCTGCGCGAGCGGTGGCACTGGGAAGCGTTGGTGGAGAAAAGCATGA
- a CDS encoding M14 family zinc carboxypeptidase, which produces MQLRRRRHRLTVVAAAVLTAGTALLGVPTAGAAPAEPGRVTKGEDPANGPERNEVAATDTPSARTGLRAFGENKVTKKDGYPRQTQLRVFPEDPSDSSIKLGLAPYHSIAPKLNEIQGRSDRVSVEVVGQSGLGRDLYLVTLTAPERAHETRQQEAWREEIENNPRSAARDNRLRREYKAPVWVNANIHGDEYEGTDGALRMIEYLATTSDRKAVELLGKHRVYFNVTANPDGRVTGVRPNANNFDLNRDFVTSSQPEGRVMRDLAIRTQPVAMLDQHGYVGGTLIEPTGPPHGQNYDFDLYIKHGYANGLAMEAGVKALGYPEAQDVQIPFRDYPVGEWDGWAPVFTAQYAMFHGAVSYTIEIPMQVNRGAYTSLPVEELRRRSSINTAVVESTIRSTLDYVSANRADLVANQIEIFRRGTAGEALRPIPDGFVPGFGPEDRYSTKFPRAYVIPAGAAQRSGSAAARLVDHLVAHDVKVTRAERAFSLNGRTYPVGSYVVDMHQAKRALANVMLEQGGDVSERAPLMYDISGWSHRLLWGASVDVVEKGELRVSGKPVAVASPTGGVDAAPGRDLTITVRDGKDASAVNDLLGRGFELRRRADGSITVPASARVDAIQVAERHGVRFGLAATGEPGSVLRRLTIAAAVGPDELFALRDMGFDVRPVSTSVLNNGFDLSRVDVLFASSGLSFTGLNAAAKTALQAFLARGGVVTRGATGSSFNAQAALLPVKAVPGRGDANGVVAVANNAGGVVGATALPHSFVYSPQWFTELGAGVTVEQRYGQGNPLVSGHWVGDAAAAGGQAAVVSGTAAAGARVVMFGTEPLFRAHPKGLYSQVANAIYWSATR; this is translated from the coding sequence GTGCAGTTGCGCCGAAGAAGACACCGCCTGACGGTGGTGGCCGCCGCCGTGCTGACGGCGGGCACCGCTCTGCTGGGCGTGCCGACGGCGGGCGCCGCGCCCGCTGAGCCAGGCCGTGTGACCAAGGGTGAGGACCCCGCCAACGGCCCCGAGCGCAACGAGGTCGCGGCCACCGACACACCCAGTGCCCGCACCGGCCTGCGCGCCTTCGGCGAGAACAAGGTCACCAAGAAGGACGGGTACCCGCGCCAGACGCAGCTGCGCGTCTTCCCCGAGGACCCGAGCGACTCCTCGATCAAGCTCGGCCTGGCGCCGTACCACTCGATCGCGCCGAAGCTGAACGAGATCCAGGGCCGCAGCGACCGCGTGTCGGTCGAGGTGGTCGGGCAGTCCGGGCTCGGGCGCGACCTCTACCTGGTCACGCTGACCGCGCCGGAGCGCGCGCACGAGACCCGGCAGCAGGAGGCCTGGCGCGAGGAGATCGAGAACAACCCGCGCTCGGCGGCCCGCGACAACCGGCTGCGCCGCGAGTACAAGGCGCCGGTGTGGGTCAACGCCAACATCCACGGCGACGAGTACGAGGGCACCGACGGCGCCCTGCGCATGATCGAGTACTTGGCCACCACGAGCGACCGCAAGGCCGTCGAGCTGCTGGGCAAGCACCGCGTGTACTTCAACGTGACCGCGAACCCGGACGGCCGGGTGACCGGCGTGCGGCCGAACGCGAACAACTTCGACCTCAACCGCGACTTCGTGACCTCCTCCCAGCCCGAGGGCCGGGTCATGCGCGACCTCGCGATCCGCACCCAGCCGGTGGCCATGCTGGACCAGCACGGCTACGTGGGCGGCACGCTGATCGAGCCGACCGGCCCGCCGCACGGCCAGAACTACGACTTCGACCTCTACATCAAGCACGGCTACGCCAACGGCCTGGCCATGGAGGCCGGGGTCAAGGCGCTGGGCTACCCCGAGGCGCAGGACGTGCAGATCCCGTTCCGCGACTACCCGGTCGGCGAGTGGGACGGCTGGGCGCCGGTGTTCACCGCGCAGTACGCGATGTTCCACGGCGCGGTGTCCTACACCATCGAGATCCCGATGCAGGTCAACCGGGGTGCCTACACCTCGCTGCCGGTCGAGGAGCTGCGCCGCCGGTCCTCGATCAACACCGCCGTGGTGGAGTCGACGATCCGCAGCACGCTGGACTACGTCTCGGCCAACCGCGCGGACCTGGTGGCCAACCAGATCGAGATCTTCCGCCGGGGCACCGCCGGTGAGGCGCTGCGCCCGATCCCGGACGGCTTCGTCCCGGGCTTCGGCCCGGAGGACCGGTACAGCACCAAGTTCCCGCGCGCCTACGTCATCCCGGCCGGGGCCGCCCAGCGCTCCGGCTCGGCCGCCGCGCGCCTGGTGGACCACCTGGTCGCGCACGACGTGAAGGTCACCCGTGCGGAGCGGGCGTTCTCGCTCAACGGCCGCACCTACCCGGTCGGCTCGTACGTGGTCGACATGCACCAGGCCAAGCGCGCGCTGGCCAACGTGATGCTGGAGCAGGGCGGGGACGTCTCCGAGCGGGCACCGCTGATGTACGACATCTCCGGCTGGAGCCACCGCCTGCTGTGGGGCGCCTCGGTGGACGTGGTGGAGAAGGGCGAGCTGCGCGTGTCGGGCAAGCCGGTCGCCGTGGCCTCCCCCACCGGCGGCGTGGACGCGGCGCCGGGCCGGGACCTGACCATCACGGTCCGGGACGGCAAGGACGCGAGCGCGGTCAACGACCTGCTCGGCCGGGGTTTCGAGCTGCGCCGCCGCGCGGACGGCTCGATCACCGTGCCCGCCTCCGCGCGGGTGGACGCGATCCAGGTCGCCGAGCGGCACGGCGTGCGCTTCGGTCTGGCCGCGACCGGTGAGCCGGGCAGCGTGCTGCGCAGGCTGACGATCGCCGCGGCGGTCGGCCCGGACGAGCTGTTCGCGTTGCGGGACATGGGCTTCGACGTGCGCCCGGTGTCGACCAGCGTGCTGAACAACGGGTTCGACCTCAGCCGCGTGGACGTGCTGTTCGCCAGCTCGGGCCTGTCCTTCACCGGCCTGAACGCGGCCGCGAAGACCGCGCTGCAGGCCTTCCTGGCCCGGGGCGGGGTGGTCACCCGAGGTGCCACCGGCAGCTCGTTCAACGCGCAGGCCGCGCTGCTGCCGGTGAAGGCGGTGCCCGGCCGCGGGGACGCGAACGGCGTGGTGGCCGTGGCGAACAACGCGGGCGGGGTGGTCGGCGCGACCGCGCTGCCGCACTCCTTCGTGTACTCGCCGCAGTGGTTCACCGAGCTGGGCGCGGGCGTGACCGTGGAGCAGCGCTACGGCCAGGGCAACCCGCTGGTGTCCGGCCACTGGGTCGGCGACGCCGCGGCGGCGGGCGGCCAGGCGGCCGTGGTGTCCGGCACCGCGGCCGCGGGCGCGCGCGTGGTGATGTTCGGGACCGAGCCGCTGTTCCGGGCGCACCCGAAGGGCCTGTACAGCCAGGTGGCCAACGCCATCTACTGGTCGGCCACCCGCTGA
- a CDS encoding NAD(P)H-hydrate dehydratase encodes MTGIWTADQVRAAENEVFKRTPEGALMRRAAFGLATHTLALLTELTGGVAGRRVTLLVGAGNNGGDALWAGYFLRRRGVRVDAVLLSPDRAHPEGLAALRRAGGRIADDHVAAVQHADLVVDGIVGLSARGPLRPAAAALVEQVRAPIVAVDLPSGVDPDTGVVDGPAVHAAVTVTFGCLKPVHVLGAHHCGTTHLVDIGIGADLGEPAMTVLSDAEVGARWPVPGPGDDKYTQGVTGVAAGSAVYPGAAVLAAGSAIRATSGMVRYAGEAAEDVRARWPEVVATGSVTDAGRVQSWVVGPGLGTGKAGADVLRQVLAAGVPVCADADAITLLAADETLWDERDPDTPLVLTPHDREFARFAGEVGADRVDAARRAAKRVNAVVLLKGNSTVVAAPDGRVLVNPARSSWLATAGSGDVLSGLIGALLAAGLDPLLAAGCAVRVHELAGGFAARNAPTSASVLVDVLPRAIREVRASAGVA; translated from the coding sequence ATGACCGGGATCTGGACGGCGGACCAAGTCCGCGCCGCGGAGAACGAGGTCTTCAAGCGCACCCCCGAGGGCGCGCTGATGCGGCGTGCGGCCTTCGGGCTGGCCACGCACACCCTGGCCCTGCTCACCGAGCTGACCGGGGGCGTGGCCGGGCGTCGCGTCACGCTGCTGGTCGGCGCGGGCAACAACGGCGGTGACGCCCTGTGGGCCGGGTACTTCCTGCGCCGCCGGGGCGTGCGGGTGGACGCGGTGCTGCTCAGCCCGGACCGCGCGCACCCCGAGGGCCTGGCCGCGCTGCGCCGGGCGGGCGGGCGGATCGCGGACGACCACGTGGCCGCCGTCCAGCACGCCGACCTGGTCGTGGACGGCATCGTCGGCCTGTCCGCGCGCGGCCCGCTGCGCCCGGCCGCGGCCGCGCTGGTCGAGCAGGTCCGCGCGCCGATCGTGGCGGTGGACCTGCCCAGCGGCGTCGACCCGGACACCGGCGTGGTCGACGGCCCGGCCGTGCACGCCGCGGTGACGGTCACCTTCGGCTGCCTCAAGCCGGTGCACGTGCTGGGCGCGCACCACTGCGGCACCACGCACCTGGTCGACATCGGCATCGGCGCGGACCTCGGCGAGCCCGCGATGACCGTGCTCTCCGACGCCGAGGTCGGCGCGCGCTGGCCGGTCCCCGGTCCGGGCGACGACAAGTACACGCAGGGCGTCACGGGTGTGGCCGCGGGCTCGGCGGTCTACCCGGGCGCGGCGGTGCTGGCCGCCGGGTCGGCCATCCGCGCCACCTCGGGCATGGTCCGCTACGCGGGCGAGGCCGCCGAGGACGTGCGGGCGCGCTGGCCGGAGGTGGTGGCCACCGGTTCGGTCACCGACGCGGGCCGCGTGCAGTCCTGGGTGGTCGGTCCGGGCCTGGGCACCGGCAAGGCGGGCGCGGACGTGCTCCGGCAGGTGCTGGCCGCCGGGGTCCCGGTGTGCGCGGACGCGGACGCGATCACCCTGCTCGCGGCTGACGAGACGCTGTGGGACGAGCGCGACCCGGACACCCCGCTGGTGCTCACCCCGCACGACCGGGAGTTCGCGCGCTTCGCGGGCGAGGTCGGCGCGGACCGGGTCGACGCGGCCCGGCGCGCGGCGAAGCGGGTCAACGCGGTGGTGCTGCTCAAGGGCAACAGCACCGTGGTCGCCGCCCCGGACGGCCGGGTGCTGGTCAACCCGGCCCGCTCCTCGTGGCTGGCCACCGCGGGCTCGGGCGACGTGCTGTCCGGGCTGATCGGTGCGCTGCTGGCCGCCGGGCTCGACCCGCTGCTGGCTGCGGGCTGCGCGGTCCGGGTGCACGAGCTGGCCGGTGGGTTCGCCGCGCGGAACGCCCCGACCTCGGCGTCGGTGCTGGTGGACGTGCTCCCGAGGGCCATCCGCGAGGTGCGCGCGAGCGCAGGGGTCGCCTGA
- the aceB gene encoding malate synthase A translates to MSQIRVVGRSVDRGEEILTPAALEFVAGLHQAFGARRKELLARRAERRAAAAQDHGLDFLPETREIRESEWRVAEAPADLRDRRVEITGPTERKMAINALNSGAKVWLADLEDANTPHWENVVAGQVNLADAVRKRIELTTPEGKRYALKPDVEHAVILVRPRGWHLDERHLLVDDEPVAGALVDFGLHFFHNAAELLARGSGPYFYLPKMESHLEARLWNDVFTQAQAELGIPLGSVRATVLIETIPAAFEMDEILYELRDHASGLNAGRWDYLFSIIKTFRDAGPDFVLPDRNSVTMTAPFMRAYTELLVRTCHRRGAFAMGGMAAFIPNRRDPEVTETALAKVREDKTREATDGFDGSWVAHPDLVPVCREVFDGVLGEQPNQLGRLREDVQVKPEQLLDVASARGAATMAGLRSAVDVGVRYIASWLAGNGAAAIHNLMEDAATAEISRSQVWQWIYNDVGLDTGEPVTADLVRRVLAETVAHLRGEQLAELDAAAQLFEQVTLGKDYPDFLTLPAYERIL, encoded by the coding sequence ATGAGCCAGATCCGGGTTGTGGGCAGGTCCGTCGACCGGGGCGAGGAGATCCTCACCCCGGCGGCGCTGGAGTTCGTGGCGGGCCTGCACCAGGCCTTCGGGGCGCGGCGCAAGGAGCTGCTCGCCCGTCGCGCCGAGCGCCGGGCCGCGGCCGCGCAGGACCACGGGTTGGACTTCCTGCCGGAGACCCGGGAGATCCGCGAGTCGGAGTGGCGGGTCGCCGAGGCGCCCGCCGACCTGCGGGACCGGCGGGTGGAGATCACCGGGCCGACCGAGCGGAAGATGGCGATCAACGCCCTGAACTCCGGGGCCAAGGTGTGGCTGGCCGACCTGGAGGACGCCAACACCCCGCACTGGGAGAACGTGGTGGCCGGGCAGGTCAACCTGGCCGACGCGGTGCGCAAGCGCATCGAGCTGACCACGCCCGAGGGCAAGCGGTACGCGCTCAAGCCCGATGTCGAGCACGCCGTCATCCTGGTGCGGCCCCGGGGCTGGCACCTGGACGAGCGGCACCTGCTGGTGGACGACGAGCCGGTGGCGGGCGCGCTGGTCGATTTCGGCCTGCACTTCTTCCACAACGCCGCCGAGCTGCTCGCGCGCGGCAGCGGCCCGTACTTCTACCTGCCCAAGATGGAGAGCCACCTCGAGGCCCGCCTGTGGAACGACGTGTTCACACAGGCGCAGGCCGAGCTGGGCATCCCGCTGGGCTCGGTGCGCGCCACGGTGCTGATCGAGACCATCCCGGCCGCGTTCGAGATGGACGAGATCCTCTACGAGCTGCGCGACCACGCCTCCGGCCTCAACGCGGGCCGGTGGGACTACCTGTTCAGCATCATCAAGACCTTCCGCGACGCGGGCCCTGACTTCGTGCTGCCCGACCGCAACAGCGTCACCATGACCGCGCCGTTCATGCGGGCCTACACCGAGCTGCTGGTGCGCACCTGCCACCGCCGGGGTGCCTTCGCCATGGGCGGCATGGCCGCGTTCATCCCCAACCGGCGCGACCCGGAGGTCACCGAGACCGCGCTGGCCAAGGTGCGCGAGGACAAGACCCGCGAGGCCACCGACGGCTTCGACGGCTCCTGGGTGGCCCACCCGGACCTGGTGCCGGTGTGCCGTGAGGTCTTCGACGGCGTGCTCGGCGAGCAGCCCAACCAGCTCGGCCGCCTGCGCGAGGACGTGCAGGTCAAGCCGGAGCAGCTGCTGGACGTGGCCTCGGCGCGGGGCGCGGCGACCATGGCCGGGCTGCGCAGCGCGGTGGACGTGGGCGTGCGCTACATCGCCTCCTGGCTGGCGGGCAACGGCGCGGCGGCCATCCACAACCTGATGGAGGACGCGGCCACCGCGGAGATCTCCCGCTCACAGGTGTGGCAGTGGATCTACAACGACGTCGGCCTGGACACCGGCGAGCCGGTCACCGCCGACCTGGTGCGGCGCGTGCTGGCCGAGACCGTGGCGCACCTGCGCGGGGAGCAGCTGGCCGAGCTGGACGCGGCCGCGCAGCTGTTCGAGCAGGTCACGCTCGGCAAGGACTACCCGGACTTCCTCACCCTGCCCGCCTACGAGCGCATCCTCTGA
- the dctA gene encoding C4-dicarboxylate transporter DctA, which yields MVAEPKVETASRARRLLSSLFVQVVTAAVLGILVGVLWPEFGAALKLLGDAFIRAIKMIIAPLVFCVVVTGIAKAGDLRSVGRIGFKALVYFEVVSTLALLLGLVLGNLVRPGDGLDVDPATLDTAAVEQKTGGAALPGVGGFLLHVVPDSVIGAFADNQLLQVLLFAVLFGAALVHLGQDRVPLVLTFVEQAGEVIFKIVGYVMRVAPVAVFGSLAYLIGQYGLSSLLTYGKLIGVSYGAGLLFVLFLALLLRVVTGLNLWAFLRYTRAEFVLAIGTASSESVLPRMMGKLRAAGCRSEAVGLVLPTGYSFNLDGASIYLSVATLFMAQAVGIDLTIGQQLTVLLVLMLTSKGMAGIPGSAFLALSATAASVGVIPAGAVALLLGADRIMDTMRVVTNLLGNCVATFVVAKWEGGLDTEAARAAFAGRPAQDR from the coding sequence ATGGTCGCTGAGCCGAAGGTGGAAACCGCTTCCCGCGCCCGCCGCCTGCTGTCCTCGCTGTTCGTCCAGGTCGTCACGGCCGCGGTGCTGGGCATCCTGGTCGGCGTGCTGTGGCCGGAGTTCGGCGCCGCGCTGAAACTGCTCGGCGACGCGTTCATCCGGGCGATCAAGATGATCATCGCGCCGCTGGTGTTCTGCGTGGTGGTCACCGGCATCGCCAAGGCGGGTGACCTGCGCTCGGTCGGGCGCATCGGGTTCAAGGCGCTGGTCTACTTCGAGGTGGTCAGCACCCTGGCACTGCTGCTCGGCCTGGTGCTGGGCAACCTGGTCCGGCCCGGCGACGGGCTCGACGTCGACCCGGCCACCCTGGACACCGCCGCGGTGGAGCAGAAGACCGGTGGGGCCGCGCTGCCCGGGGTCGGCGGGTTCCTGCTGCACGTGGTGCCGGACAGCGTGATCGGCGCGTTCGCCGACAACCAGTTGCTCCAGGTGCTGCTGTTCGCGGTGCTCTTCGGCGCCGCGCTGGTGCACCTCGGCCAGGACCGCGTACCGCTGGTGCTGACCTTCGTCGAGCAGGCGGGCGAGGTGATCTTCAAGATCGTCGGCTACGTCATGCGCGTGGCGCCCGTCGCGGTGTTCGGCTCGCTGGCCTACCTGATCGGCCAGTACGGCCTGTCCTCGCTGCTCACCTACGGCAAGCTGATCGGCGTCAGCTACGGCGCGGGCCTGCTGTTCGTGCTGTTCCTGGCCCTGCTGCTGCGCGTGGTCACCGGCCTGAACCTGTGGGCGTTCCTGCGCTACACGCGGGCGGAGTTCGTGCTGGCCATCGGCACCGCCTCCAGTGAGTCGGTGCTGCCGCGGATGATGGGCAAGCTGCGCGCGGCGGGCTGCCGCAGCGAGGCGGTCGGCCTGGTGCTGCCCACCGGTTACTCCTTCAACCTGGACGGCGCCTCGATCTACCTGTCCGTGGCCACGCTGTTCATGGCGCAGGCGGTGGGCATCGACCTGACCATCGGGCAGCAGCTGACCGTGCTGCTGGTGCTGATGCTGACCTCCAAGGGCATGGCGGGCATCCCCGGTTCGGCCTTCCTCGCGCTGTCGGCCACCGCGGCCTCGGTCGGGGTCATCCCGGCGGGCGCGGTGGCGCTGCTGCTCGGCGCGGACCGGATCATGGACACCATGCGCGTGGTGACCAACCTGCTGGGCAACTGCGTGGCCACGTTCGTGGTGGCCAAGTGGGAAGGCGGCCTGGACACCGAGGCCGCGCGGGCCGCGTTCGCCGGGCGGCCAGCCCAGGACCGGTGA
- the alr gene encoding alanine racemase gives MADQTRAARAETVIDTAALRHNYAYLSGLAAATGAATMAVVKADGYGHGAVETARAALAAGVTWLGTAAIEEALVLREAGITAPVLSWLYPNDDDFGRAIAADIDLSTSSLPELAAVVAAATECARVARVHLKVDTGLSRNGARPDEWAPLFEQAAKAQADGRIEVVALWSHLASADEPDSPATDAQAEVFAAAHQAALAVGLRPMRHLANSAATLLRPDLHFDLVRVGIAGYGLNPVPGHGGEQLRPAMTFRSVVAMTKRVPEGTGVSYGLTWTAPRETTLALVPAGYADGVPRALSGRMQVLLGGVRRPVVGRVCMDQVVVDCGDAAVAEGDEVVLFGPGDQGEPTAQEWADTIGTIHYEIVTGMVRPRVRRVYRGRP, from the coding sequence ATGGCTGACCAGACGCGCGCCGCCCGCGCCGAGACCGTGATCGACACGGCCGCGCTGCGGCACAACTACGCCTACCTGTCCGGGCTCGCCGCGGCGACCGGCGCGGCCACCATGGCCGTGGTCAAGGCCGACGGCTACGGGCACGGCGCCGTCGAGACGGCCCGCGCCGCGCTCGCCGCCGGGGTCACCTGGCTGGGCACCGCCGCCATCGAGGAGGCCCTCGTGCTGCGGGAGGCGGGGATCACCGCGCCCGTGCTGAGCTGGCTGTACCCGAACGACGACGACTTCGGTCGGGCTATCGCGGCTGATATCGACCTGAGTACCTCCTCGCTGCCCGAGCTGGCCGCCGTGGTGGCCGCCGCGACCGAGTGCGCCCGGGTGGCCCGGGTGCACCTCAAGGTCGACACCGGCCTGTCCCGCAACGGTGCCCGCCCGGACGAGTGGGCGCCGCTGTTCGAGCAGGCCGCCAAGGCCCAGGCGGACGGCCGGATCGAGGTCGTGGCGCTGTGGTCGCACCTGGCCAGCGCGGACGAGCCGGACAGCCCGGCCACCGACGCCCAGGCCGAGGTCTTCGCCGCCGCCCACCAGGCCGCGCTCGCGGTGGGCCTGCGGCCGATGCGGCACCTGGCCAACTCCGCGGCCACCCTGCTGCGCCCGGACCTGCACTTCGACCTGGTCCGCGTGGGCATCGCGGGCTACGGCCTGAACCCGGTGCCCGGCCACGGTGGTGAGCAGCTGCGCCCGGCCATGACCTTCCGGTCCGTGGTGGCCATGACCAAGCGCGTGCCCGAGGGCACCGGGGTCTCCTACGGCCTGACCTGGACCGCACCGCGGGAGACCACGCTGGCCCTGGTGCCCGCCGGGTACGCCGACGGCGTGCCGCGTGCGCTGTCCGGGCGGATGCAGGTACTGCTGGGTGGTGTCCGGCGGCCGGTGGTCGGCCGGGTGTGCATGGACCAGGTGGTCGTGGACTGCGGCGACGCGGCGGTGGCCGAGGGGGACGAGGTGGTCCTCTTCGGCCCCGGTGACCAGGGCGAACCGACTGCCCAGGAGTGGGCGGACACCATCGGCACCATCCACTACGAGATCGTCACCGGGATGGTCCGGCCGAGGGTGCGGCGTGTCTACCGGGGCCGCCCGTGA
- a CDS encoding DUF6986 family protein, with protein sequence MDLDAIAAVLDEQLAGVDAERERAYPGDPGGRQPVHTVYVPADRVRPGLAAAWGAQARAVLAEHAPDGAALAAATGVDGAGAEGAADLHRRVLAKLSVEPVEDLRVDLEDGFGAPGDAEEDAAARSAGRALREDVAAGTAPPFCGVRPKGLEPALRRRGLRSLALFLEELGELPPGFVITFPKVTSTGQVESAVWLCGRLEHELGLPGGALRFELQIETTQAILGPDGRATVAAMVHASEGRCTGLHYGTYDYSAACGVTAALQSMAHPVADQAKAVMLLAAAGTGVRLSDGSTNVLPVGGTAEVHAGWRLHARLVRRSLDHAYYQGWDLHPHQLPTRFLATYAFYREAFPAAAARLRAYRERIAGTVLDEPATAQAMAIALVRGLDCGALTAEEVEAASGADRAALDVLARRRVG encoded by the coding sequence ATGGACCTCGACGCCATCGCGGCCGTGCTCGACGAGCAGCTGGCCGGTGTGGACGCCGAACGCGAACGGGCCTACCCGGGCGATCCGGGCGGGCGGCAGCCCGTGCACACCGTGTACGTGCCCGCCGACCGCGTCCGCCCGGGCCTGGCCGCCGCGTGGGGTGCCCAGGCGCGGGCGGTGCTGGCCGAGCACGCCCCGGACGGCGCCGCACTGGCCGCCGCCACCGGGGTCGACGGCGCAGGGGCCGAGGGTGCAGCCGACCTGCACAGGCGGGTGCTGGCCAAGCTCAGCGTGGAACCCGTGGAGGACCTGCGGGTCGACCTGGAGGACGGCTTCGGCGCCCCGGGCGACGCCGAGGAGGACGCGGCCGCGCGCTCGGCGGGCCGGGCCCTGCGCGAGGACGTCGCGGCGGGCACCGCACCGCCGTTCTGCGGAGTGCGGCCCAAGGGCCTGGAGCCGGCGCTGCGCCGGCGTGGTCTGCGCAGCCTGGCGCTGTTCCTGGAGGAGCTGGGCGAGCTGCCGCCGGGCTTCGTGATCACCTTCCCCAAGGTCACCTCGACCGGGCAGGTGGAGTCCGCGGTGTGGCTGTGCGGACGGCTGGAGCACGAGCTCGGCCTGCCCGGGGGCGCGCTGCGGTTCGAGCTCCAGATCGAGACCACACAGGCGATCCTCGGCCCGGACGGGCGGGCCACCGTGGCGGCCATGGTGCACGCGAGCGAGGGCCGGTGCACCGGTCTGCACTACGGCACCTACGACTACAGCGCGGCCTGCGGGGTCACCGCGGCGTTGCAGAGCATGGCGCACCCGGTGGCCGACCAGGCCAAGGCGGTCATGCTGCTGGCCGCGGCGGGCACCGGGGTGCGGCTGTCCGACGGCTCGACCAACGTGCTGCCGGTCGGCGGCACGGCGGAGGTGCACGCGGGCTGGCGGCTGCACGCCCGGCTGGTGCGCCGCTCGCTCGACCACGCCTACTACCAAGGCTGGGACCTGCACCCGCACCAGCTGCCCACGCGGTTCCTGGCCACCTACGCCTTCTACCGCGAGGCCTTCCCGGCCGCGGCCGCCCGGCTGCGCGCCTACCGCGAGCGGATCGCCGGCACCGTGCTGGACGAGCCCGCGACCGCGCAGGCCATGGCGATCGCGCTGGTGCGCGGCCTGGACTGCGGGGCGCTCACGGCTGAGGAGGTCGAGGCCGCCTCCGGCGCGGACCGGGCCGCGCTGGACGTGCTCGCCCGCCGCCGCGTCGGCTGA